From one Geoalkalibacter halelectricus genomic stretch:
- a CDS encoding HEAT repeat domain-containing protein — MKGFRKGFWLVFLLLLAGCGPSGPIDLPALEQKARSGDAAAMERLVRLLGDPALADRIYPLLIEIGTPAAPALLAHIDTRDAGRREYVIAALGTLRIAEAARPIAAVLADQTLERRYVAARALGEIGDPASVTPLIAALDDPNDEVRRTAVRALIRLHRGAVPALIEALPGASPQAAGGMIRALGDIGDARALEVLLAQTRGTKRADALLALGRLRDGRAKPVLIAALADPDWQVRLSAATALGPIGGPQAAAALRRNLDDEVVAVRVWAARGLEMITGQPQLYRNARGEMVPPENLYR; from the coding sequence ATGAAGGGTTTTCGCAAGGGATTCTGGCTGGTGTTTCTGTTGCTTCTGGCAGGTTGCGGGCCAAGCGGCCCCATCGACCTGCCCGCCCTGGAACAAAAAGCGCGCTCCGGCGATGCCGCGGCCATGGAGCGGCTGGTGCGCCTGCTCGGCGATCCGGCCCTGGCCGACCGCATCTATCCGCTGCTCATCGAGATCGGCACCCCGGCCGCCCCGGCGCTGCTCGCCCACATCGACACGCGCGACGCCGGCCGGCGCGAATACGTCATCGCCGCCCTGGGCACCCTGCGCATCGCCGAGGCCGCACGCCCCATCGCCGCGGTGCTCGCCGATCAAACCCTGGAGCGACGCTATGTGGCGGCACGCGCCCTGGGTGAAATCGGCGACCCGGCGAGTGTCACCCCGCTGATCGCCGCCCTCGACGACCCCAACGACGAGGTGCGGCGCACGGCGGTTCGCGCCCTGATTCGCCTGCATCGCGGCGCGGTTCCGGCGCTGATCGAGGCCCTGCCCGGCGCATCGCCCCAAGCCGCCGGCGGCATGATCCGGGCCCTGGGCGATATCGGCGACGCGCGCGCCCTGGAGGTGCTGCTAGCCCAAACCCGGGGAACCAAGCGCGCCGACGCCCTGCTTGCCCTCGGCCGCCTGCGCGACGGTCGCGCCAAGCCGGTTCTCATCGCGGCGCTTGCCGACCCCGACTGGCAGGTGCGCCTGAGCGCCGCCACCGCCCTGGGCCCCATCGGCGGCCCGCAAGCCGCCGCGGCCCTGCGCCGAAATCTCGACGACGAGGTGGTGGCGGTGCGCGTGTGGGCGGCGCGCGGACTGGAAATGATCACCGGACAACCGCAGCTTTATCGCAACGCGCGCGGCGAAATGGTGCCGCCGGAGAATTTGTACAGGTAA
- a CDS encoding 4Fe-4S binding protein produces MRNVFDMPLVGRVLRSAWLWRGLRLLCLAVLVWMIAAGWHHRGIPGVAAPDPLMYTNLATHLFWVWWIMGVVFVALLFGRLWCAVCPLGWVNGLATRLGLQRPLPAWLNNFIPVTLALLGVQLAVYFLAIHRFPDLTARLLALMLVLALACGLVFRGHAFCRLLCPAGAVFGLYARLAPWQLRVGSQDICASCADQACVSGGRVWRRLALGPALLYWHGRRKDCPVDLVPAQMTDSAACTLCLHCVHNCGNDNLILGRRPWLGDLGRTRLSASETLFFLVLLGLLTVNFTKVYPDLRHLLWAAPEQAAILLGWQSSGFYLLAAPWAALLLPLLLMLPGYLVWRLSDLRMSVQPPPAVGDTLPEPQADPGFWNRLGHLALPLVPLVLTVHIILAAVKINTKGSLLPLVLHDPSGVKSYLAMNVVHSLPTPGLLMSLDLLKWLIAALLVAGTAAGILSIRPCLAALPAAVSRRGFAAGVLTTLALLAGLYGTTILRWLFIR; encoded by the coding sequence GTGAGGAATGTTTTTGACATGCCGCTGGTGGGGCGCGTTCTGCGCTCGGCCTGGTTGTGGCGGGGGCTGCGGCTGCTGTGCCTGGCGGTGCTGGTGTGGATGATCGCCGCCGGCTGGCACCATCGCGGCATCCCCGGCGTGGCCGCGCCCGACCCCCTCATGTATACCAACCTCGCCACCCACCTGTTCTGGGTGTGGTGGATCATGGGGGTGGTGTTCGTGGCGCTGCTCTTCGGCCGGTTGTGGTGCGCCGTCTGCCCCCTGGGCTGGGTCAACGGCCTGGCGACCCGCCTGGGCTTGCAGCGTCCCCTGCCCGCCTGGCTCAACAATTTCATCCCCGTCACCCTGGCTCTGCTCGGCGTGCAGTTGGCGGTGTATTTTCTCGCCATTCACCGCTTTCCCGATCTCACTGCGCGCCTGCTCGCCCTGATGTTGGTACTCGCCCTGGCCTGCGGCCTGGTGTTTCGCGGCCACGCCTTCTGCCGGTTGCTGTGCCCGGCCGGGGCGGTGTTCGGACTCTACGCGCGCCTCGCCCCCTGGCAGCTACGCGTGGGCAGCCAGGACATCTGCGCGAGCTGCGCCGATCAGGCCTGCGTCTCCGGCGGACGCGTCTGGCGGCGCCTGGCCCTGGGTCCGGCGCTGCTCTACTGGCACGGGCGACGCAAGGACTGCCCCGTCGATCTGGTGCCGGCGCAAATGACCGACAGCGCCGCCTGCACCCTGTGCCTGCACTGCGTGCACAACTGCGGCAACGACAACCTGATCCTGGGCCGCCGCCCCTGGTTGGGCGATCTCGGCCGCACGCGCCTTTCGGCCTCGGAGACCCTGTTCTTCCTGGTGCTGCTCGGCCTGCTCACCGTCAACTTCACCAAGGTTTACCCCGACCTGCGCCACCTGCTGTGGGCCGCGCCCGAACAGGCGGCGATCCTGCTCGGCTGGCAGAGCAGCGGCTTTTATTTGCTCGCCGCGCCCTGGGCGGCGCTGCTGCTGCCTCTTCTTCTGATGCTGCCGGGTTATCTGGTCTGGCGCCTGTCCGACCTGCGAATGAGCGTGCAGCCGCCCCCGGCGGTCGGCGACACCTTGCCCGAACCGCAGGCCGACCCCGGCTTCTGGAACCGCCTCGGACATCTGGCGCTGCCCCTGGTGCCCCTGGTGCTGACCGTGCACATCATCCTGGCGGCGGTCAAAATCAACACCAAGGGTTCCCTTTTGCCCCTCGTCCTGCACGACCCCAGCGGGGTGAAAAGCTATCTGGCCATGAACGTGGTTCATTCCCTGCCGACGCCCGGCCTGCTGATGTCCCTCGATCTGCTCAAATGGCTCATCGCCGCGCTTCTAGTCGCGGGCACGGCCGCCGGCATCCTGAGTATCCGCCCCTGTCTGGCCGCCCTGCCCGCCGCCGTGTCGCGCCGCGGCTTCGCGGCGGGCGTTCTGACCACCCTGGCGCTGCTGGCGGGCCTCTACGGCACGACCATCCTGCGCTGGCTCTTTATTCGGTGA
- a CDS encoding tetratricopeptide repeat protein produces the protein MRKLLILFITLTLAFTLGCRREDPPAPITAPVSDPPTIAEIPPPPSGPEQAENADPSALLEFPTLALPHWRALQGEDATLVLLSQNPFLDPIPPAMQQAALNLTRTADADELRLRAAPDRPDPLLLPSQAVRAALEAEFFTRVVWLLPTTASVESLDLDIFRRQLVETGILSAPEAESLVVIPGGFGLTLAGVPVDALVPEYLPRLSGPLALHVDLSYFQILYRNEVKSPVFELMRQTLADLPLSDWDLRAATLSLGQGEGRVSADMRFLGHRLARIFAEPDMLQRPPPRPWHEHGDILYLATFLEMDRVLDAAREAAARWEEDAPLQFELYRALRTRRAGSEALDTLGRVVALDPGYAVEYLNLAALARTRELPDQELRMLKLSAAQDPRNPFPLLRMAEIHLDLGQTAAAEKLLTELAALPWSVEYYPWIPPYIASLREE, from the coding sequence ATGCGCAAGCTGTTGATCTTATTTATCACTCTCACTCTTGCCTTCACCCTGGGCTGCCGGCGCGAAGACCCTCCAGCGCCAATCACCGCGCCGGTGAGCGACCCGCCGACAATCGCGGAAATCCCACCGCCGCCATCCGGCCCGGAGCAGGCCGAAAACGCCGACCCCTCGGCGTTGCTGGAGTTTCCCACCCTGGCCCTGCCGCACTGGCGTGCTCTCCAAGGGGAGGATGCGACCCTGGTGCTCCTCTCCCAGAATCCTTTTCTGGATCCCATTCCGCCGGCCATGCAGCAGGCCGCCCTGAACCTGACCCGCACTGCCGACGCCGACGAGCTGCGCCTGCGCGCCGCGCCCGATCGCCCCGATCCGCTGCTGCTGCCGAGTCAGGCGGTGCGCGCCGCTCTTGAAGCCGAATTCTTCACGCGGGTGGTGTGGCTTCTGCCGACCACCGCAAGCGTTGAATCTCTCGACCTCGACATCTTTCGCCGCCAGCTGGTCGAAACCGGCATTCTCAGCGCCCCTGAAGCCGAATCCCTGGTCGTCATCCCGGGCGGGTTCGGCCTGACCCTGGCCGGAGTTCCCGTCGACGCCCTGGTACCCGAGTATCTGCCGCGCCTCTCCGGCCCCCTGGCCCTGCACGTGGACCTGAGCTACTTCCAGATTCTCTACCGCAACGAGGTCAAAAGCCCGGTCTTCGAACTCATGCGCCAGACCCTCGCCGATCTGCCCCTGAGCGACTGGGACCTGCGCGCCGCGACCCTGTCCCTCGGCCAGGGGGAAGGTCGCGTCAGCGCCGACATGCGCTTTCTCGGTCATCGCCTGGCGCGCATTTTCGCCGAGCCGGACATGCTGCAAAGGCCGCCGCCGCGCCCCTGGCACGAGCACGGCGACATCCTCTACCTGGCCACCTTTCTTGAAATGGACCGGGTTCTCGATGCGGCGCGCGAGGCGGCCGCCCGCTGGGAGGAGGATGCGCCCCTGCAATTCGAGCTCTACCGCGCCCTGCGCACGCGACGCGCCGGCAGCGAGGCACTTGACACCTTGGGTCGTGTTGTGGCCCTCGATCCCGGCTACGCCGTGGAATACCTCAATCTGGCGGCCCTGGCGCGCACCCGGGAACTGCCCGACCAGGAACTGCGCATGCTGAAATTGTCTGCGGCGCAGGACCCGCGCAACCCGTTTCCGCTTCTGCGCATGGCCGAAATTCACCTGGATCTGGGACAAACCGCCGCCGCCGAAAAATTACTGACCGAGCTGGCTGCCTTGCCCTGGTCGGTGGAATATTACCCCTGGATTCCCCCATACATCGCATCCCTGAGGGAAGAATGA
- a CDS encoding c-type cytochrome, with product MKESDMIRNLLLLFTLLVFLVACSREEPAPPEPKEEPPAVEAPQPRPMPTGPIVTSNTQELFEMGARYYHRGCAQCHNDGIEGAPRLGDVQAWQPRLDKGMHVLVENAIAGYEGDSGLMPARGGNPGMRAEAVSLAVRFMVEMAQPDEEDWDELDDEDWDEDSDEE from the coding sequence ATGAAGGAGTCCGACATGATCCGCAACCTGTTGCTGCTTTTCACCCTGCTGGTCTTCCTGGTCGCCTGCAGCCGCGAGGAGCCCGCGCCCCCCGAGCCCAAGGAGGAGCCACCCGCCGTGGAGGCGCCGCAGCCGCGCCCTATGCCCACCGGGCCCATCGTCACCAGCAACACTCAAGAACTTTTCGAGATGGGCGCGCGCTATTACCATCGCGGCTGCGCGCAATGCCACAATGACGGCATCGAGGGCGCCCCGCGTCTGGGTGATGTCCAAGCCTGGCAGCCGCGCCTGGACAAAGGAATGCATGTGCTGGTGGAAAACGCTATTGCGGGTTATGAAGGGGACAGCGGCCTGATGCCGGCGCGCGGCGGTAATCCCGGCATGCGCGCCGAGGCGGTGTCCCTGGCGGTGCGTTTCATGGTCGAAATGGCCCAGCCCGATGAGGAAGATTGGGACGAACTGGACGACGAGGACTGGGACGAGGATTCCGACGAAGAGTAA
- a CDS encoding fused MFS/spermidine synthase, translating into MEPRPCQKAVIYLIFVLSGFCALVFEVLWSKYLALTFGTTIGAVSIVTATFMAGLALGSYIFGRYTVDHDANPLRLYAWLEVGVAVTALLFAPTLVMVERIYVFWTHILPQAPWLTTSVNILFCAMLLLPPTIFMGGTLPVMCRLFARRKCGGQIGRLYALNTLGATLGAFAAAFMLIPALGLSRTGYLAVALNLAIAGGAFILSRRCAAAPGEKPATPRHRDWFPDPRTHRPVLIAVGLVGFFTLAYQILWTRVLMLFLGNTVYAFALMLSTYLVGVALGAALYARLVHPALNERRLFCLLTLLIGLVVLASAPFYDQLALVFQFAHDASGDRWWHLSLLSYLIVFAVLGLPTLLSGALIPAAFAILDPGQRHTGEGIGLVVLHDTLGSVLGALAAGFVLLPLLGPLDSFRLLAVANLILGVWLFYHFRLDRPLVRLLPITAAVLAAVLFLPLQWDAKLMNSGVYVYAPKYRALGGMQVAMADENILDVIKGRDATVAVFESADGRVRFFTVNGKTDGGTGLDRHTQTLIGHLPLFAHPEPREVLVIGLGTGITLQGLSAHPTERIDCVEISREVVRAEQYFREANDNVLADPKVRLLVQDGRNLLLTRDQSYDVIVSQPSNPWQSGNANLFTLEFYRLAAEHLREGGIFGQWLGLYDITPDNLRLAVRTLMEVFPEVQVFHSGADLILIASQQPVEFDYQAMARRFAQPTLAAVMQAVDLASPGELIAGHYLYDGPSLRTFAGMGPPFNSDDRPVLEHASRHNLGQNTLGEFQQANMQALLAARGHSWLPLTNLGTGPRQFAAALRDLGDGYARVGMSAEARNFYQRAAEVERELLTEGRGG; encoded by the coding sequence ATGGAGCCGCGTCCCTGCCAAAAAGCCGTCATTTACCTGATTTTTGTTCTCTCAGGCTTCTGCGCCCTGGTCTTCGAGGTGCTGTGGAGCAAGTACCTCGCCCTGACCTTCGGCACCACCATCGGGGCGGTCAGCATCGTCACCGCCACCTTCATGGCGGGCCTGGCCCTGGGCAGCTACATCTTCGGTCGCTACACCGTCGACCACGACGCCAATCCGCTGCGCCTCTACGCCTGGCTCGAGGTCGGCGTCGCCGTGACCGCCCTGCTCTTCGCCCCGACCCTGGTCATGGTCGAACGCATCTACGTTTTCTGGACACATATCCTGCCCCAGGCGCCCTGGCTCACCACCAGCGTCAACATCCTGTTCTGCGCCATGCTATTGTTACCGCCGACCATATTCATGGGCGGAACCCTGCCCGTCATGTGTCGGCTGTTCGCCCGCAGAAAGTGCGGCGGGCAGATCGGCCGCCTCTACGCCCTCAACACCCTGGGCGCGACCCTGGGCGCCTTCGCCGCCGCCTTCATGCTGATCCCGGCTCTGGGTCTGTCGCGCACCGGCTATCTGGCCGTGGCCCTCAATCTGGCGATAGCCGGCGGCGCCTTTATCCTCTCGCGCCGTTGTGCCGCCGCCCCCGGCGAAAAACCCGCGACGCCGCGCCACCGCGACTGGTTCCCGGACCCCAGGACGCACCGGCCGGTGCTCATCGCGGTGGGACTGGTGGGCTTTTTCACTCTGGCTTACCAGATTCTCTGGACGCGGGTGCTGATGCTGTTTCTCGGCAACACCGTCTATGCCTTCGCCCTGATGCTCTCCACCTACCTGGTCGGGGTTGCCCTGGGTGCCGCCCTCTATGCGCGCCTGGTTCATCCGGCCCTGAACGAGCGGCGCCTGTTCTGCCTGCTGACCCTGCTCATCGGTCTGGTGGTGCTGGCGAGCGCTCCCTTCTACGATCAACTGGCCCTGGTATTCCAATTCGCCCACGATGCTTCAGGGGATCGCTGGTGGCATCTGTCCCTGCTCTCCTATCTCATCGTGTTCGCCGTGCTGGGCCTGCCGACCCTGCTCTCCGGGGCGCTGATCCCGGCGGCCTTCGCCATCCTCGATCCGGGGCAGCGTCACACCGGCGAGGGTATCGGCCTCGTGGTGCTCCATGACACCCTGGGCAGCGTCCTCGGCGCCCTGGCGGCAGGCTTCGTGCTGCTGCCCCTGCTCGGCCCCCTCGACAGCTTTCGCCTGCTGGCCGTGGCCAATCTGATCCTGGGCGTCTGGCTTTTTTACCACTTCCGCCTCGACCGCCCGCTGGTGCGCCTGCTGCCGATCACGGCCGCGGTGCTGGCGGCGGTGCTGTTTCTGCCCCTGCAATGGGACGCCAAGCTGATGAACAGCGGGGTCTATGTCTATGCGCCCAAATACCGCGCCCTGGGCGGCATGCAGGTGGCCATGGCCGATGAAAACATTCTCGATGTCATCAAAGGGCGCGACGCCACCGTGGCGGTGTTCGAAAGCGCCGACGGGCGGGTGCGCTTTTTCACCGTCAACGGCAAGACCGACGGCGGCACCGGTCTCGACCGCCATACCCAGACCCTCATCGGCCATCTGCCCCTGTTCGCCCACCCCGAACCGCGCGAGGTCCTGGTTATCGGCCTGGGCACCGGCATCACCCTGCAAGGGCTGAGCGCGCATCCCACCGAGCGTATCGACTGCGTGGAAATCTCCCGCGAAGTGGTGCGCGCGGAACAATACTTCCGCGAAGCCAACGACAACGTCCTCGCCGACCCCAAAGTGCGGCTCCTGGTGCAGGACGGCCGCAACCTGCTTCTGACCCGCGACCAGAGCTACGACGTCATCGTCTCCCAGCCTTCCAACCCCTGGCAGAGCGGCAACGCCAACCTCTTTACCCTGGAGTTCTACCGCCTGGCCGCCGAACACCTCAGGGAAGGCGGCATCTTCGGTCAGTGGCTGGGGCTCTACGACATCACCCCGGACAACCTGCGCCTGGCGGTGCGCACCCTGATGGAGGTGTTTCCCGAGGTGCAGGTGTTTCATTCGGGAGCCGATCTGATCCTCATCGCCTCGCAACAGCCGGTGGAGTTCGACTACCAGGCCATGGCGCGGCGCTTCGCCCAACCGACCCTGGCCGCCGTCATGCAAGCCGTCGACTTGGCCTCGCCGGGCGAACTCATCGCCGGGCACTACCTCTACGACGGCCCGTCCCTGCGCACCTTCGCCGGCATGGGCCCGCCCTTCAACAGCGACGACCGCCCGGTGCTCGAACACGCCTCGCGCCACAACCTGGGCCAAAACACCCTGGGCGAATTTCAGCAGGCCAACATGCAGGCCCTGCTCGCCGCCCGCGGCCACAGTTGGTTGCCCCTCACCAATCTGGGCACCGGCCCGCGACAATTCGCCGCCGCCCTGCGCGACCTCGGCGACGGCTACGCCCGCGTCGGCATGAGCGCCGAGGCGCGCAACTTTTATCAGCGCGCCGCCGAGGTGGAAAGGGAACTTCTGACGGAGGGAAGGGGCGGATAA